ACTTTTTCTACTTTTGTTCCTTCGAACATTTTTTCTACTGCATCTTTGATTTGACCTTTAGTTGCAGTTTTTTGTACTAGGAATGTGTATTTTTTTTCTGCCATAGCGTTCATACTTTTTTCAGTAACTACTGGCTTTAAAATGACGTCATAAAATTTTAAATCTGCCATTATGCGTACACCTCCTCGATTTTGTTAAGTGCATCTTTTGTTACTACGAATGTATCGTATTTTAAGATGTCATATACATTAATGTTATTAACAGCTGATGTTTTGATTGATTGAATATTACGTGCTGATAACATTACATTTTTGCTTGTATCGCCATCTGTAACGATAAGTGCTTTATTTAATTTAAGAGTATCTAATATATTTTTCATTGTTTTTGTTTTGATCTCTGCTAGCTCTAATGAATCTAATACAATGAATTTGCTGCCATTAACTCTGCTAGTTAAAGCTGATTTTAATGCAAGTCTTCTTTCTTTTTTGTTAAGTCTAATAGAGTAGTCACGAGGTTTTGGCGCGAATGCAACCCCACCACCTGTCCATTGTACTGCACGAATAGAACCTTGTCTTGCTCTACCTGTACCTTTTTGTCTCCATGGTTTTCTACCACCACCACGTACTTCAGCACGGGTTTTAGCACTTTGTGTTCCTTGACGTCTATTTGCAAGATGTGCAACAACTGCTGCATGCACTAAGTGTTCTTTTACATCTACTGCAAAGATTGAATCATTTAATTCAACTTCACCTACTTGTTGTCCGTCCATATTATAAACAGCTACTTTTGCCATTATTGTTCCTCCTTTCTCACCAGTCATTAAGCTTTAACGCTATCTTTTATAGCGATGATTGTACCTTTAGGTCCTGGAACTGCACCTTTAAGTAAAATTAAGTTTTTGTCTAAATCAACTCTAGCAACTTCAAGATTTTGTACTGTGATTTGAACACATCCCATATGTGATGGAAGGCCTTTACCTTTCATAACACGTCCTGGACTTGTTGCAGCACCCATAGAACCTGCTACTCTATGTGATTTAGAACCATGAGCCATTGGTCCACGGCTTTGTCCATATTTTTTGATTGCGCCTTGATACCCTTTACCTTTTGAAGTACCAGTAACATCTACTCTTTCTCCAGCAGCAAAAACATCTGCTTTGATTTCTGTACCTACTTCATATGCACTTATATCTTCCAAACGGAATTCTTTTAAGTGTTTTTTAAGAGCAACGCCTGCTTTTTTAAAGTGACCAGCTGCTGGTTTGATAACACGTCTTTCTTTAACGTCTCCAAAACCAACTTGAATCGCTTCATATCCATCATTGTCAGTAGTTTTCTTTTGAACAACTACACATGGACCTGCCTCTAATACAGTAACAGGAATTAAGTTTGCATTTTCATCAAAAATTTGTGTCATACCTATTTTCTTAGCTATGATTGCTTTTTTCATTTCCTTTACACCTCCTAATATCTACAGCGGATTGCTACCTTGGCAATCATCCTAGACGATTCTTGATTATCGCCCAATCTAGAATCTCATAGATTATTTCGCATCTACTTTGATATCTACACCTGCTGGTAAATCTATACGCATTAACGCATCTCCAGTTTTTGGCGTAGCTTCAACATCGATAAGTCTTTTATGAGTTCTCATTTCGAATTGCTCACGAGAATCTTTGTACTTGTGAACAGCACGTAAAATTGTTACCACTTCTTTTTTAGTTGGTAGTGGTATTGGTCCACTAACTTGTGCACCTGTTTTCTTAGCAATAGCAACTATTTCAGCTGCTGTTTGATCAATTAACTTGTGATCATAAGCCTTTAGGGTAATACGGATTTTTTGACTTGCCATAAAAAAAGTCCCCTCCTTTTCGTACTTTTTTTGAAAGCAGTACGACTAGTGGTGACTGTACACTCAACCTAGTGTGTCATAAGCGCAGACTTACTCTAAGCTTTGTATTAATACAAAAGCGCTTGACATCAGTTTATATAGTACAGTGACCTGCCGCCTGGTTTCTTGAACCGGACATTCGCTCCCTAGAAATTCACCTTTTTGTAAGGTGGTAACCTTCTAGATCATCGTTCTCAATGTCACAACAAATTGAGTATACACTAAAAGCTATATAATGACAAGGTTTTTTTTTAGTTATTACTGATTTTTTTATGGAAAATTTAGCTATTATGCTCTTTTCTCCTAATTATAGGGGATTTTTTAGAAAACCAAACTTCCCATAAATAATAAAAAGCATACCCTAGGGTATGCTTTTTATATGAGTTAATTACTCAATAATAGATGCTACTGCACCAGAACCTACTGTACGTCCACCTTCACGTATCGCGAAACGAAGTCCTTGAGACATCGCAATTGGATGGATAAGTTCAATAGTCATTTCAAGGTTATCGCCAGGCATACACATTTCTGTGCCTTCTGGTAATTCAATAACGCCTGTAACGTCAGTTGTTCTGAAGTAGAATTGTGGTCTATAGTGTGAGAAGAATGGTTTATGACGTCCACCTTCTTCTTTTTTAAGAACGTATACTTGAGCTGTGAATTTTGTATGAGGTGTAATTGAACCTGGTTTGCAAAGTACTTGACCACGTTCGATTTCAGTTCTTTGAATACCACGAAGAAGTGCTCCAATGTTATCTCCAGCTTGCGCTTGATCAAGAAGTTTACGGAACATTTCAACTCCTGTACACACAATCTTACGAGTTTCTTCATGAATACCAACAAGTTCAACTTCATCTTGAACTTTAAGAATACCTGATTCTACTCTACCTGTTGCAACTGTACCACGACCTGTGATTGAGAATACATCTTCTACAGGCATAAGGAATGGTTTGTCAACTGCACGGTCTGGAGTAGGAATATACTCATCAATAATTTCAAATAACTCTACGATTTTATCTCCCCATGGACCCATTGGATCATTTAATGCTTGAAGAGCTGATCCACGGATGATTGGCGTATCATCGCCAGGGAATTCATATGAGCTTAATAGGTCACGAATTTCCATTTCAACAAGTTCTAATAATTCTTCATCATCTACCATATCACATTTGTTTAAGAAAACAACGATGTATGGTACACCAACTTGACGTGAAAGAAGGATATGTTCACGAGTTTGAGCCATAGGACCATCTGTAGCTGCACAAACAAGGATTGTTCCATCCATTTGTGCTGCCCCTGTGATCATGTTTTTAACATAGTCAGCATGTCCTGGGCAGTCAACGTGAGCGTAGTGACGAGCTGGAGTTTCGTATTCAACGTGAGCTGTAGAGATAGTAATACCACGTTCTCTTTCTTCTGGCGCCTTGTCAATATTATCGAAATCAACTGCTGCACCTAAACCATATCTTTGGTGAAGAGTTTTTGTGATAGCTGCTGTAAGTGTTGTTTTACCGTGGTCAACGTGTCCGATTGTACCAATATTAACGTGTGGCTTATTTCTTTCATATTTAGCTTTAGCCATTTTGTTTGTTCCTCCTTTAATTTGCTGAGTTTATTTTTCTCAGATAATTTGATTATATTCAATTTGCAGCTACTTTTCAAGTAGCTACAAATTATTATTTAGAGAATGTGCTGCTATATTTTAAATTTAAGCTTTTTGATCAGCTATAATTTTATCCTGAATACCTTTAGGGCATGGCTCATAGTGATGGAATTCCATCGAGTAGTTACCACGACCTTGTGTTCTTGAACGAAGTTCAGTCGCATAACCAAACATCTCTGCAAGTGGTACATAGGCTCTAATTTCTTGCCCGCCACCAATAGCTTCCATACCTTCCATTTGTCCACGGCGTGAGTTAATGCTTCCAATAACATCCCCCATGTACTCTTCTGGTGCAGTTGCAATAACTTTCATAATAGGTTCAAGAAGTGTTCCGCCTGCTTTTTTCATTGCATCTTTAAATGCCATAGAACCTGCGATCTTGAAGGCCATTTCTGATGAGTCAACATCATGGTATGAACCATCGTAACACTCTGCTTTAATACCTAATACTTTGTATCCTGCAAGTGGACCTGCTGCCATTGCTTCTTGGATTCCTTTGTCTACTGCAGGGATATATTCTTTTGGAATTGAACCACCCACTACTGTACTTACGAATTCATAAGTATGTTCAGAGTTAGGATCAAGTCTAGAGAATCTAACTTTACAGTGTCCATATTGTCCGCTACCACCTGATTGTTTTACATACTTAGAATCAACTTCCACATCTCTAGCCATTGTTTCTTTGTAAGCAACTTGTGGTGCTCCTACATTTGCTTCTACTTTAAACTCACGTAAAAGACGATCTACGATAATCTCTAAGTGAAGTTCTCCCATACCTGCGATGATTGTCTGCCCAGTTTCAGTATTTGTAAACGTTCTGAAAGTTGGGTCTTCTTCTGCAAGTTTTGCAAGTGCAATACCCATTTTTTCTTGACCAGCTTTTGTTTTTGGCTCAATAGCTACTTCAATAACTGGCTCTGGGAATTCCATAGATTCTAAGATTACAGGGTGACCTTCATCACACAATGTATCTCCTGTTGTTGTACCTTTAAGACCAACAGCAGCAGCTATATCTCCTGAATAAACTTTAGCAATTTCTTGTCTTGTATTTGCATGCATCTGTAAGATACGTCCAATACGTTCTTTTTTGTTTTTTGTTGAGTTGAGTACATATGAACCTGATTCTATTGAACCTGAATAAACTCTGAAGAATGCAAGTTTCCCAACAAATGGGTCAGTCATAATCTTAAATGCAAGGGCTGCAAATGGCTCTTCATCTGATGAATGTTTTTCCATTTCTTCACCAGTTTCAGGGTCAATCCCTTTAATAGCAGGGATATCTGTAGGTGCTGGCATATATTCAACAACAGCATCTAAAAGTTTTTGTACCCCTTTATTTTTGTAAGCTGAACCACAAAGTACCGGAATGATTTGAACATTGATTACAGCAGTTCTAAGTGCTGTTCTAAGTTCCTCTTCTGTTACTTCTTCACCTTCAAGATATTTCATTGTAAGGTCTTCATCTGATTCACAGATTGCTTCAATCATTTCGTTTCTGTATTGTTCAGCTTTATCTAAAAGATCTGCTGGAATATCAGTTTCTTCTATTTCTTTGCCTAAATCATCTTTGTAGATGAAGGCTCTGTTTTTCATAAGGTCAATAACCCCTACGAATTGGTCTTCTGCACCAATAGGTAACTCGATTGGTATTGCATTAGCACCAAGTCTTGTTCTCATCATGTCTACTGCTCTATAAAAGTCAGCGCCCATGATATCCATTTTATTTACAAAAGCCATACGTGGTACTTTATATTTATCAGCTTGACGCCATACTGTTTCAGATTGAGGTTCAACCCCACCTTTTGCACAGAATACGCCAACAGCAGAATCTAGTACACGGAGTGAACGTTCAACTTCTACTGTGAAGTCTACGTGCCCAGGTGTATCTATGATATTAACACGATTGTCTTTCCAAAAACATGTCGTAGCTGCAGATGTGATTGTAATACCACGTTCTTGTTCTTGTTCCATCCAGTCCATAGTGGCTCCGCCTTCATGAACTTCTCCGATTTTGTATGTCTTACCGGTATAAAACAAGATACGCTCTGTAAGAGTTGTTTTCCCCGCGTCAATATGCGCCATAATACCAATATTACGGGTGCGCTCTAGCGGATATTCTCTTCCTGCCAAGGTAATTCCTCCTTTGGATTAATAGCCTACCATCTGTAGTGAGCAAATGCTTTATTTGCTTCTGCCATTTTGTGTGTATCTTCTTTTTTCTTAACTGATCCACCAGTGCTGTTAAGTGCATCTAAAAGCTCTGCTGCAAGAGCAAGTGTTGTTGTTTTTTCTCCACGCTTACGTGTGTGAGTTGTTAACCAACGAAGGCCTAATGTTTGACGTCTTTCTGGACGCACCTCCATTGGTACTTGGTAAGTAGCACCTCCAACACGACGTGCTTTTACTTCTAATACTGGCATGATATTCTCTAATGCCTCTTGGAAAACTTCTAAAGCATCTCTGCCTGTTTTTTCTTTAATGATGTCAAACGCACCATAAACTATCTTTTGTGCTTTACCTCTTTTACCATCCAACATAATGTTGTTAATAAGTTTTGTTACTAACTTACTATTGTAAAGAGGATCTGCTAATACATCTCTTTTTGCTACATGTCCTTTACGTGGCACGGTCTTCCCTCCTTAACTAATATCTGTGAAATATCATCGGTACTCGTCCTCAAATTTGAGGATCGTGCGCGCCCTTGTTACTCATCTATTTAAAATCTGATTTATCAGCTTTAGTTGTGTAAGTTGGGCACCAATTAATTCCTAATTATTTTTTACCTTTAGTTGCTGCTGCACCTTTTTTGCCTTTTTTAGCACCGTATTTAGAACGAGCTTGTTGTCTTTTCGCAACACCTGCTGTATCTAATGTACCACGGATAATGTGGTAACGTGTACCTGGTAAGTCTTTTACCCTACCACCACGGATTAATACAACGCTATGCTCTTGAAGGTTGTGTCCTTCACCTGGAATATAAGCTGTAACTTCAATCCCATTTGTAAGACGTACCCTTGCAATTTTACGAAGAGCAGAGTTTGGTTTTTTTGGTGTAGCTGTTTTAACTGCTGTACAAACACCTCTTTTTTGTGGCGCAGAGATATCTGTTGCACGTTTATGCAAAGAGTTAAATCCTTTTTGCAATGCTGGCGCAGTTGACTTTTTCTCGATTTCTTTTCTTCCTTTACGTACTAATTGGTTAAATGTTGGCATTCTGGCACCTCCTCCTTACTCAATAATTGCTGCTACTGCAGTTTTCACTTCAACGTTACATTCTTTGCCCAGTTCATGCATACTATCAATATACTTAACTTCGACATTTTTAGCTTTTGCAAGCTCTACCACTTGACTTGTAACTCGGTCATCGGCATCTTTGGCAACAAACACAAGCTTAACATTTTCTCGTTCTAACCATTTTAAAGTCTGTTTTGTTCCCACAATCTTTTTCGTGTCTTTCAAATGGTACAACATAAATCCCCCTTTAGGTTCATTTTTATGCATACTATTACACACTGAACGATTCTATCATTCCCGTCGCTTCTTGTCAAGGTTTTTTTTAGGACTGCTCAGTGAGCACCGAATTCTTCAGCTACTCACTATCAGATTTCTAGAAATCTAGGCAATTTTTCAAACTAAAATGAGCGCACTATTCATTTTAGTTTATGAACAGCCTCAAACGCGTGAATTATAAAATTTGTATGCTTATAAGTTGTTTCTCTATATACAAAAGCTCTAGGTACTGCATAAGCGCAGTCCCTAGAGCTTTTTAATACAAGATTATTCTTCTCCTACCATTGTTACATTGAGCTTGCGGTATTTATCCATACCTGTTCCGGCAGGAATTAGCTTACCAATAATAACATTTTCTTTAAGTCCAATTAATGGATCTGTTTTTCCTTTAATTGCCGCTTCTGTAAGCACTTTTGTTGTTTCTTGGAAAGATGCAGCGGATAAGAAGGACTCTGTTGCAAGAGAGGCTTTTGTAATACCAAGCAGCACGCTTTTCCCTACTGCCGGTTCTAACCCTTGCTCAACAGCCTGTTTATTAACTTCTAGGTATTCTAATATATCGATAGAACTTCCAGGCAATAAATCTGTATCGCCGCTTTCTTCTATCTTAACTTTTTTAAGCATCTGACGCACAATAACTTCAATATGCTTATCGTTGATATCAACCCCCTGAAGTCTATAAACACGCTGTACTTCTTGAATCATATAATGCTGTACACCTGTAACATCTTTGATTTTAAGAATATCATGTGGATTAACACTACCTTCTGTAAGTTCATCTCCAGCTTCTACTGAAGTACCATCTTGGACTTTAATTCTTGAGCCATATGGTATAGTATAAGACTTTGTTTCTCCATTTTCATTATCAGTAATAGTTACCTCACGTTTTTTCTTAGTATCTGATATAGTTACAATACCAGCAATTTCAGATATGATTGCAAGTCCTTTAGGTTTACGGGCTTCAAATAACTCTTCAATACGAGGAAGACCTTGTGTAATATCATCTCCCGCAATACCTCCAGTATGGAATGTACGCATTGTAAGCTGTGTACCAGGCTCTCCGATAGACTGTGCTGCGATAATACCTACCGCTTCACCTACTCTTACTTCGTTACCTGATGCCATATTTGCCCCGTAACATTTTGCACATACGCCCATTTTAGACTGACATGAAAGCACATTACGTATTTTAACTTTTTTAATTCCAACTGACTCTATATACTCAGCTTGAATCGGTTTTATCATTTTATTCACAGGAATGATTACTTCCCCTGTCTCCGGATGAACAATCTCTTCAGCTGCAAAACGTCCTGATAAGCGTTCATGTAATGGCTCGATAACTTCTGAACCATCTGTATAAGCTTTAACTACCATACCCGGAATTGGTTGATCTGGGATGTGATCATGACAATCTTGTTCTCTAATAATAACATCTTGTGATACGTCTACAAGACGACGTGTTAAATAACCAGAGTCAGCTGTACGAAGTGCCGTATCTGCAAGTCCTTTACGGGCACCATGGGCAGAAATAAAGTACTCAAGTACAGTAAGACCCTCACGGAAGTTCGCCTTAATAGGAAGCTCAATAATACGTCCTGATGGTGATGCCATCAGACCACGCATACCTGCTAACTGTTTAATCTGATTCGTAGAACCACGGGCACCAGAGTGTGCCATCATATAGATATTATTATATCTTCCAAGGTTATCAAGAAGAGCCTTTGTAATTTTATCATTGGCCATATTCCATGCCTGAATTACTTTGTTATAACGTTCTTCGTCCGTCATAAGCCCACGTCTGAAGAGTTTTGTAACATGTTCAACTGCGACTTGAGCTTCATCTAAATACTCTTGTTTTTGACCTGGAACTACCATGTCTGATACAGATACGGTTAATGCGCCTCGTGTTGAATATTTAAAACCTAGGTCTTTAATATTATCAAGCAAAATGGCAGTATCTGTTGCACCTTGGGTATCGATGCACTTTTTAATTATTTGTCCCAGTTGTTTTTTACCTACTAAGAAATCAATCTCATACTTAAATTTGTTTTCTTCTAGCGTTCTATCTACAAAACCTAATGTTTGAGGCATGATCTCGTTGAAAATAATACGGCCAACAGTCGTATTTGTAATTCCGCTCTGCATAACGCCATCTATTTCAATCGTCCTGCGTACGTTAATGCGTGCATGTAACGTAATGACTTTATTGTCATATGCGAGAATTGCTTCTTTTTCATTACGGAAATACTTACCTTCTCCTTGCTCACCTTCTTTATCAAGTGTAAGATAGTATGTTCCAAGAACCATATCCTGTGATGGCACCGCAACGGGTCCCCCATCAGATGGCTTGAGTAAGTTATTTGGCGCTAATAGAAGGAATCGGCATTCTGCTTGTGCTTCTACTGATAAAGGTACGTGAACCGCCATTTGGTCTCCGTCAAAGTCTGCATTATAAGCTGTACATACAAGAGGATGCAGCTTAATCGCACGGCCTTCAACT
This genomic window from Cellulosilyticum sp. I15G10I2 contains:
- the fusA gene encoding elongation factor G gives rise to the protein MAGREYPLERTRNIGIMAHIDAGKTTLTERILFYTGKTYKIGEVHEGGATMDWMEQEQERGITITSAATTCFWKDNRVNIIDTPGHVDFTVEVERSLRVLDSAVGVFCAKGGVEPQSETVWRQADKYKVPRMAFVNKMDIMGADFYRAVDMMRTRLGANAIPIELPIGAEDQFVGVIDLMKNRAFIYKDDLGKEIEETDIPADLLDKAEQYRNEMIEAICESDEDLTMKYLEGEEVTEEELRTALRTAVINVQIIPVLCGSAYKNKGVQKLLDAVVEYMPAPTDIPAIKGIDPETGEEMEKHSSDEEPFAALAFKIMTDPFVGKLAFFRVYSGSIESGSYVLNSTKNKKERIGRILQMHANTRQEIAKVYSGDIAAAVGLKGTTTGDTLCDEGHPVILESMEFPEPVIEVAIEPKTKAGQEKMGIALAKLAEEDPTFRTFTNTETGQTIIAGMGELHLEIIVDRLLREFKVEANVGAPQVAYKETMARDVEVDSKYVKQSGGSGQYGHCKVRFSRLDPNSEHTYEFVSTVVGGSIPKEYIPAVDKGIQEAMAAGPLAGYKVLGIKAECYDGSYHDVDSSEMAFKIAGSMAFKDAMKKAGGTLLEPIMKVIATAPEEYMGDVIGSINSRRGQMEGMEAIGGGQEIRAYVPLAEMFGYATELRSRTQGRGNYSMEFHHYEPCPKGIQDKIIADQKA
- the rpsJ gene encoding 30S ribosomal protein S10, with the protein product MASQKIRITLKAYDHKLIDQTAAEIVAIAKKTGAQVSGPIPLPTKKEVVTILRAVHKYKDSREQFEMRTHKRLIDVEATPKTGDALMRIDLPAGVDIKVDAK
- the tuf gene encoding elongation factor Tu gives rise to the protein MAKAKYERNKPHVNIGTIGHVDHGKTTLTAAITKTLHQRYGLGAAVDFDNIDKAPEERERGITISTAHVEYETPARHYAHVDCPGHADYVKNMITGAAQMDGTILVCAATDGPMAQTREHILLSRQVGVPYIVVFLNKCDMVDDEELLELVEMEIRDLLSSYEFPGDDTPIIRGSALQALNDPMGPWGDKIVELFEIIDEYIPTPDRAVDKPFLMPVEDVFSITGRGTVATGRVESGILKVQDEVELVGIHEETRKIVCTGVEMFRKLLDQAQAGDNIGALLRGIQRTEIERGQVLCKPGSITPHTKFTAQVYVLKKEEGGRHKPFFSHYRPQFYFRTTDVTGVIELPEGTEMCMPGDNLEMTIELIHPIAMSQGLRFAIREGGRTVGSGAVASIIE
- a CDS encoding ribosomal L7Ae/L30e/S12e/Gadd45 family protein, yielding MLYHLKDTKKIVGTKQTLKWLERENVKLVFVAKDADDRVTSQVVELAKAKNVEVKYIDSMHELGKECNVEVKTAVAAIIE
- the rplC gene encoding 50S ribosomal protein L3, giving the protein MKKAIIAKKIGMTQIFDENANLIPVTVLEAGPCVVVQKKTTDNDGYEAIQVGFGDVKERRVIKPAAGHFKKAGVALKKHLKEFRLEDISAYEVGTEIKADVFAAGERVDVTGTSKGKGYQGAIKKYGQSRGPMAHGSKSHRVAGSMGAATSPGRVMKGKGLPSHMGCVQITVQNLEVARVDLDKNLILLKGAVPGPKGTIIAIKDSVKA
- the rpoC gene encoding DNA-directed RNA polymerase subunit beta', whose translation is MPNIDQAIFFESIKIGLASPDKIREWSRGEVKKPETINYRTQRPERDGLFCEKIFGPSKDWECHCGKYKRIRYKGIICDRCGVEVTKAKVRRERMGHIELAAPVSHIWYFKGIPSRMGLILDITPGKLEKILYFASYIVTDPKGTSLDYKEILGEKEYREAEEKYGAGSFVAEMGAEAIKKLLSDIQLEKESQELKEQLKTTTGQKRVRVIKRLEVIEAFRLSGNKPEWMILDVIPVLPPDLRPMIQLDGGRFATSDLNDLYRRVINRNNRLKRLLDLGAPNIIVRNEKRMLQEAVDALIDNGRRGKAVTGPGNRPLKSLSDMLKGKSGRFRQNLLGKRVDYSGRSVIVVGPSLKIYQCGLPKEMAIELFKPFVMKKLVSDGIAHNIKNAKHMIERLQPQVWDVLEEVIREHPVMLNRAPTLHRLGIQAFEPILVEGRAIKLHPLVCTAYNADFDGDQMAVHVPLSVEAQAECRFLLLAPNNLLKPSDGGPVAVPSQDMVLGTYYLTLDKEGEQGEGKYFRNEKEAILAYDNKVITLHARINVRRTIEIDGVMQSGITNTTVGRIIFNEIMPQTLGFVDRTLEENKFKYEIDFLVGKKQLGQIIKKCIDTQGATDTAILLDNIKDLGFKYSTRGALTVSVSDMVVPGQKQEYLDEAQVAVEHVTKLFRRGLMTDEERYNKVIQAWNMANDKITKALLDNLGRYNNIYMMAHSGARGSTNQIKQLAGMRGLMASPSGRIIELPIKANFREGLTVLEYFISAHGARKGLADTALRTADSGYLTRRLVDVSQDVIIREQDCHDHIPDQPIPGMVVKAYTDGSEVIEPLHERLSGRFAAEEIVHPETGEVIIPVNKMIKPIQAEYIESVGIKKVKIRNVLSCQSKMGVCAKCYGANMASGNEVRVGEAVGIIAAQSIGEPGTQLTMRTFHTGGIAGDDITQGLPRIEELFEARKPKGLAIISEIAGIVTISDTKKKREVTITDNENGETKSYTIPYGSRIKVQDGTSVEAGDELTEGSVNPHDILKIKDVTGVQHYMIQEVQRVYRLQGVDINDKHIEVIVRQMLKKVKIEESGDTDLLPGSSIDILEYLEVNKQAVEQGLEPAVGKSVLLGITKASLATESFLSAASFQETTKVLTEAAIKGKTDPLIGLKENVIIGKLIPAGTGMDKYRKLNVTMVGEE
- the rpsL gene encoding 30S ribosomal protein S12, with the translated sequence MPTFNQLVRKGRKEIEKKSTAPALQKGFNSLHKRATDISAPQKRGVCTAVKTATPKKPNSALRKIARVRLTNGIEVTAYIPGEGHNLQEHSVVLIRGGRVKDLPGTRYHIIRGTLDTAGVAKRQQARSKYGAKKGKKGAAATKGKK
- the rplD gene encoding 50S ribosomal protein L4, whose translation is MAKVAVYNMDGQQVGEVELNDSIFAVDVKEHLVHAAVVAHLANRRQGTQSAKTRAEVRGGGRKPWRQKGTGRARQGSIRAVQWTGGGVAFAPKPRDYSIRLNKKERRLALKSALTSRVNGSKFIVLDSLELAEIKTKTMKNILDTLKLNKALIVTDGDTSKNVMLSARNIQSIKTSAVNNINVYDILKYDTFVVTKDALNKIEEVYA
- the rpsG gene encoding 30S ribosomal protein S7, with product MPRKGHVAKRDVLADPLYNSKLVTKLINNIMLDGKRGKAQKIVYGAFDIIKEKTGRDALEVFQEALENIMPVLEVKARRVGGATYQVPMEVRPERRQTLGLRWLTTHTRKRGEKTTTLALAAELLDALNSTGGSVKKKEDTHKMAEANKAFAHYRW
- the rplW gene encoding 50S ribosomal protein L23, translating into MADLKFYDVILKPVVTEKSMNAMAEKKYTFLVQKTATKGQIKDAVEKMFEGTKVEKVNTANYEGKTKRRGKSVGKTSDYKKAIVKLNQDSKDIDFFQGM